A section of the Thermotoga caldifontis AZM44c09 genome encodes:
- a CDS encoding molybdopterin-binding domain-containing protein: protein MIVCIFVDTSEQFEEKIKAWFSERSIQAQYVKSDANVDRLTELLFEFARNDTKLVLVLGGVDVENKAFSSIAVKRIIDGRIYALETYICEYIAENSPECMLTSPTVGIRNRTLIVSLPDHEVSLKVLDVIMKALKRGG from the coding sequence ATGATTGTATGCATCTTCGTGGACACTTCTGAACAGTTCGAAGAGAAGATCAAAGCATGGTTTTCGGAAAGATCGATCCAGGCACAGTACGTCAAGAGCGATGCGAACGTGGACAGATTGACAGAGTTGCTCTTCGAATTTGCTCGAAACGACACAAAGCTCGTGCTCGTTCTTGGAGGAGTCGACGTCGAAAACAAGGCATTTTCCAGCATAGCGGTGAAGAGGATCATCGACGGAAGGATCTACGCACTCGAAACGTACATCTGTGAGTACATCGCCGAGAACAGTCCAGAGTGCATGCTCACCTCACCGACGGTGGGCATCAGGAACAGAACGCTCATAGTCTCGTTGCCAGATCACGAAGTGAGTTTGAAGGTACTGGACGTGATAATGAAGGCGTTGAAAAGAGGCGGCTGA
- a CDS encoding amidohydrolase gives MKLLFKNATVFPITSKPFVGDVLVEDGKISKVGQIKPTRSVEVIDLEGKFLLPGFIDAHAHIGLYPEGLGSTESEGNETTDPVTPHLQAIDAFYPEDESIKKALAGGVTTAFVVMGSGNPVGGMGFIAKFKGKTVMDMCLVNPAGVKMALGENPKRVYSEKKMMPTTRMGTAAVIRTFLLKSQDYMKKKEQALKEGKEFLERDPKYEVGEKLLKRELPARIHAHRMDDIVTAIRLAEEFNLRIVLEHCTEGYKVADLLANKKIPVVAGPLMTFATKLELRHMTMEALKILTEKKVLVALMCDHPVIPLEFASVQAAAAMRYGMKEEELLKMLTINPAKILGLEERIGSIEVGKDADLVVWSGHPFDMKSIVERVYIDGQLVYSK, from the coding sequence ATGAAACTGCTGTTCAAGAACGCGACGGTTTTTCCCATCACCTCTAAACCCTTCGTGGGCGACGTGCTCGTGGAGGATGGAAAGATCAGCAAAGTTGGTCAGATCAAGCCGACGCGATCCGTCGAAGTGATCGATCTTGAAGGCAAATTCCTGCTTCCCGGTTTCATCGACGCACACGCACACATCGGACTGTACCCTGAAGGTCTGGGATCAACGGAGAGTGAAGGCAACGAAACGACCGACCCTGTTACGCCGCACCTGCAGGCGATCGATGCGTTCTACCCGGAGGACGAATCCATCAAAAAGGCGCTCGCAGGAGGCGTCACGACAGCCTTCGTCGTCATGGGCAGTGGAAATCCCGTGGGAGGTATGGGGTTCATCGCGAAGTTCAAAGGAAAGACGGTCATGGACATGTGCCTCGTCAATCCCGCGGGGGTGAAGATGGCGCTCGGGGAGAATCCGAAGAGGGTCTATTCTGAAAAGAAAATGATGCCGACGACGAGAATGGGAACGGCGGCCGTGATAAGAACTTTCCTTCTCAAATCCCAAGATTACATGAAGAAGAAAGAACAGGCACTGAAGGAAGGAAAAGAGTTTTTGGAGAGAGATCCGAAGTACGAGGTTGGGGAAAAGCTCCTTAAACGCGAGCTTCCCGCGAGGATCCACGCTCACCGCATGGACGACATCGTCACCGCGATCAGACTGGCGGAGGAGTTCAACCTGAGGATCGTCCTGGAACACTGCACCGAGGGTTACAAGGTGGCAGACCTGCTGGCGAACAAGAAGATCCCCGTGGTTGCCGGTCCACTCATGACCTTCGCCACGAAGCTCGAGCTCAGGCACATGACGATGGAAGCTTTGAAAATTCTCACCGAAAAGAAGGTTTTGGTGGCGCTCATGTGCGACCATCCCGTGATACCACTGGAATTCGCTTCGGTGCAGGCAGCGGCCGCGATGCGCTACGGCATGAAAGAAGAAGAGCTTTTGAAGATGCTCACGATCAACCCCGCAAAGATACTGGGATTGGAAGAGAGGATCGGCTCGATAGAGGTCGGTAAGGACGCAGACTTGGTGGTCTGGTCCGGCCACCCATTCGACATGAAATCGATCGTGGAAAGGGTGTACATCGACGGTCAGCTTGTGTACAGCAAATGA
- a CDS encoding sulfide/dihydroorotate dehydrogenase-like FAD/NAD-binding protein: MNVIRRKRRLAPGVYDFLIENKHIVKYAQPGQFVVIRLHEKAERIPITIAGKEEDCFRAVVRAVGKSTYELCLAEEGSSIMDVAGPLGRPSEIDFYGNVMLVGGGVGIATLLPIAEALKAKGNKLYVVLGGRSKEYVIMLEEFSKLADELIITTDDGSFGIKGVVTDGMQLLFEREKIDIVWAVGPTIMMKFCSMKAKEHGVKIWVSLNPIMVDGTGMCGACRVSVDGKIRFACVDGPEFEGDRVDWDELLKRLAQYRKEEEESLKLFIQEVGDLSWL, from the coding sequence GTGAACGTGATCCGAAGGAAGCGTCGTCTGGCGCCCGGCGTGTACGACTTTCTGATCGAAAATAAACATATAGTTAAATACGCACAGCCTGGACAGTTCGTCGTGATCAGACTGCACGAGAAGGCCGAGCGCATCCCCATAACCATCGCAGGGAAAGAAGAAGATTGCTTCCGCGCCGTGGTCAGGGCCGTGGGCAAGAGCACCTACGAGCTCTGCCTTGCCGAAGAGGGAAGTTCGATCATGGATGTGGCAGGTCCGTTGGGAAGGCCCAGTGAGATAGATTTCTACGGGAACGTCATGCTCGTCGGTGGCGGGGTAGGTATCGCCACGCTGCTGCCCATCGCCGAAGCGCTCAAGGCTAAGGGTAACAAGCTCTACGTTGTGCTCGGTGGGAGGAGCAAAGAGTACGTGATCATGCTCGAAGAGTTTTCGAAGCTCGCTGATGAGTTGATAATCACGACGGACGATGGTTCTTTCGGCATCAAGGGTGTCGTCACGGACGGCATGCAGCTTCTGTTCGAAAGAGAGAAGATAGACATCGTCTGGGCCGTGGGTCCAACGATCATGATGAAGTTCTGCAGCATGAAGGCGAAGGAACACGGTGTGAAGATCTGGGTGTCTCTGAACCCCATCATGGTGGATGGAACTGGGATGTGTGGTGCGTGCAGGGTGAGCGTGGACGGAAAGATCAGATTCGCCTGCGTGGATGGGCCGGAGTTCGAGGGAGATCGAGTCGATTGGGATGAGCTTTTGAAGAGGTTAGCTCAGTACAGAAAGGAAGAGGAAGAGAGCCTGAAGCTCTTCATTCAAGAAGTGGGTGATCTGTCGTGGCTGTGA
- the gltA gene encoding NADPH-dependent glutamate synthase, whose translation MREQDPKERIRNFFEVPYGYSEEEAVAEANRCLQCPAKPCVSGCPVEIDIPAFIRKVRERNFEEAAKILKQYNNLPAICGRVCPQETQCEAKCVVGKIPNSEPVAIGRLERFVADWEAEHAVQTKIEIAPAKHKKVAVVGSGPAGLTVAADLARRGYEVHIFETLHKAGGVLVYGIPEFRLPKSIVEREVNYVKSLSVQIFLNMPVGRAIPVKDLLAEYDAIFIGVGAGTPKFMGIEGTNLNGVYSANEFLTRVNLMKAYLFPEYDTPVRRGKKVIVVGGGNVAMDAARSALRLGAESVTVVYRRTEEEMPARREEYIHAVEEGIKFYWLTQPIRYVGNEKGELVGVECISMMLGEPDESGRRRPIPIEDSRFILEADTVIEAIGTEANRFLLSQFDGLKLNKYGYIIADENTGATSLRKVFAGGDIVTGAATVIEAMGAGKKSAEWIDKFLSGEYDPWK comes from the coding sequence ATGAGAGAACAGGACCCGAAGGAAAGGATCAGGAATTTCTTCGAGGTGCCTTACGGTTATAGCGAGGAGGAAGCGGTCGCGGAAGCGAACAGGTGCCTCCAGTGTCCCGCAAAACCGTGCGTGAGTGGCTGTCCCGTCGAAATAGACATTCCCGCGTTCATAAGGAAGGTCAGAGAGAGGAACTTCGAAGAGGCGGCGAAGATCCTGAAGCAGTACAACAACCTGCCCGCGATATGTGGAAGGGTGTGCCCGCAGGAGACTCAGTGCGAGGCCAAGTGTGTGGTTGGCAAGATCCCAAATTCAGAACCTGTGGCCATAGGCAGGCTTGAAAGGTTCGTGGCGGACTGGGAAGCCGAACATGCAGTTCAAACTAAGATCGAAATCGCACCCGCCAAGCACAAAAAGGTGGCCGTCGTGGGCTCGGGCCCGGCGGGTTTGACGGTCGCGGCCGATCTTGCCAGAAGGGGCTACGAGGTGCACATCTTCGAAACTCTGCACAAAGCTGGTGGGGTTCTGGTTTACGGAATACCCGAGTTCAGGCTTCCAAAGTCCATCGTCGAGAGGGAAGTGAATTACGTCAAATCCCTTTCAGTTCAGATCTTTCTGAACATGCCTGTCGGCCGAGCGATACCGGTGAAGGATCTGCTCGCAGAATACGACGCCATCTTCATAGGTGTTGGGGCTGGAACACCCAAGTTCATGGGCATCGAGGGCACGAACCTCAACGGCGTCTATTCGGCCAACGAGTTCTTGACGCGTGTCAATCTCATGAAGGCTTATCTGTTCCCGGAGTACGACACGCCTGTGCGCAGGGGTAAAAAGGTCATCGTCGTGGGTGGAGGCAACGTCGCGATGGACGCGGCGAGGAGCGCACTCAGGCTCGGTGCCGAGAGCGTGACCGTGGTGTATCGAAGAACGGAGGAGGAGATGCCCGCCCGTCGAGAAGAATACATCCACGCCGTGGAGGAAGGTATAAAATTTTACTGGCTCACGCAACCCATCAGATACGTCGGAAACGAGAAGGGAGAACTCGTGGGAGTCGAGTGCATCTCGATGATGCTCGGTGAGCCGGACGAGTCCGGTCGGCGCCGCCCGATCCCCATAGAGGACAGTAGATTCATCCTCGAAGCCGATACCGTCATAGAGGCCATCGGTACCGAGGCCAACAGGTTCTTACTCAGTCAGTTCGACGGTCTCAAATTGAACAAGTACGGCTACATCATCGCCGACGAGAACACCGGTGCGACAAGTCTGAGGAAGGTCTTCGCCGGAGGGGACATCGTCACTGGTGCGGCAACTGTCATCGAAGCCATGGGTGCCGGAAAGAAATCGGCCGAGTGGATCGACAAGTTCCTTTCTGGCGAATACGATCCTTGGAAATGA